The Sulfitobacter donghicola DSW-25 = KCTC 12864 = JCM 14565 genome has a segment encoding these proteins:
- a CDS encoding ABC transporter permease, translating into MKSSFVVRIALGAYLLIFFSYLLGPLVVMSLTAFNSPAFPSVSPWACFTFEWFEVLFNDKHIRDGIYYSVIIGIGTVILSVSMGLAASIVLTQVWPRLRSTYYTMIIAPILIPGVVLGISTLVFWDRVSVFLGATDGSFIHGLFHNGIFLTILGQSTFIASYAMLVFVARLQRFDPGLTEAALDLGATHSQAFRKIMLPFMRPAIASASVLAFLASFENYNTTTFTIIDYKTLTTVLAQKVRLGINPSISSLAFIIIALTVFAALAFEATQRNRQRNEAIAQGRAKPMGNSILPNFMRGNAAAIAFVLLAFAVIVMIVSSQTYSPQMCKERVREARQIEIQKSIDALTAERARKQQQAQEQAPTTEQTTPAPAGNGAFGNVFSPNNLTTDEAAPEPTEPQGGSGAFGNVFAPTNLNNDD; encoded by the coding sequence ATGAAATCCTCTTTTGTCGTGCGCATAGCGCTTGGGGCGTATCTGCTGATCTTTTTCAGCTATCTGCTGGGCCCTCTGGTGGTGATGAGCCTAACCGCCTTTAACTCACCCGCTTTTCCATCTGTATCTCCTTGGGCGTGCTTTACCTTTGAGTGGTTCGAAGTGCTGTTCAACGACAAGCATATTCGCGATGGTATTTATTATAGCGTGATCATTGGCATCGGGACGGTGATCTTGTCGGTTTCGATGGGGCTTGCAGCCTCTATTGTGCTGACGCAGGTTTGGCCGCGCCTTCGGTCGACTTATTATACAATGATCATCGCGCCGATCCTGATCCCGGGTGTTGTCCTTGGGATCTCGACTTTGGTGTTTTGGGATCGGGTCAGCGTGTTTTTGGGGGCCACGGATGGCTCATTCATTCACGGGTTATTTCACAACGGGATTTTCCTGACCATCTTGGGGCAGTCCACCTTTATCGCATCTTACGCGATGCTCGTCTTTGTCGCGCGCCTTCAACGGTTTGATCCCGGCCTTACCGAAGCTGCCTTGGACCTTGGTGCGACCCATTCCCAAGCCTTTCGCAAGATCATGCTGCCGTTCATGCGCCCTGCAATTGCCTCGGCCTCGGTATTGGCGTTTCTTGCCTCGTTCGAGAACTATAACACCACCACCTTCACAATTATCGACTATAAAACGCTGACAACTGTTCTGGCGCAAAAAGTACGGTTGGGGATCAACCCGTCGATATCCTCTCTTGCGTTTATCATCATCGCATTGACCGTTTTTGCAGCCCTTGCGTTTGAGGCCACACAGCGCAATCGCCAGCGCAACGAAGCCATCGCCCAAGGCCGCGCCAAACCTATGGGCAACAGCATTTTGCCAAATTTCATGCGGGGCAATGCTGCTGCTATCGCTTTTGTCCTGCTTGCTTTTGCTGTCATTGTGATGATTGTCTCGTCCCAGACTTACAGCCCTCAGATGTGCAAAGAGCGGGTGCGCGAAGCGCGCCAGATCGAAATTCAAAAGAGCATCGATGCCCTCACCGCCGAACGTGCGCGCAAGCAACAACAGGCTCAGGAGCAAGCGCCAACAACAGAGCAAACCACCCCAGCCCCAGCAGGGAATGGGGCCTTTGGTAACGTCTTCTCCCCGAACAATCTGACAACCGATGAAGCCGCACCTGAGCCCACAGAACCCCAAGGCGGGAGCGGTGCGTTTGGTAACGTCTTTGCCCCAACCAATCTAAACAATGATGACTGA
- a CDS encoding phosphodiesterase, producing the protein MLIAQLSDTHISAPGHKTCGVADMAANLRRCVDSINNQDPRPDLVLLSGDVTHSATRIETEHAAEILSALEVPLFVVPGNHDDRKILAEVFGPMRCPTTQTGFMDYVIEGYPLRIIGLDTLNTGQHSGQISPERLDWLKEQLHTKSDLPVVLFAHHPPLKLGVPETDQEEFCGAAHLGELVAAHPNIERFLCGHIHLHTNTGWHGTIVTTCPSIGMQLTLDLKQRNPSQFLLSEPAYLLHHWTADEVLITHPIQLSEMDGPFDFTS; encoded by the coding sequence ATGCTCATTGCGCAGCTCAGTGATACGCATATCTCCGCCCCAGGGCACAAAACATGCGGCGTCGCAGATATGGCCGCAAATCTGCGGCGCTGTGTAGATAGCATAAACAACCAAGACCCCCGTCCTGATCTGGTTCTTCTAAGCGGGGATGTGACCCATTCGGCCACTCGGATCGAAACCGAACATGCCGCCGAAATTCTTTCCGCGCTTGAAGTTCCTTTGTTTGTTGTCCCCGGCAATCACGACGACCGGAAAATCCTTGCAGAGGTCTTTGGACCTATGCGTTGCCCCACGACGCAAACCGGTTTTATGGATTACGTCATCGAAGGATACCCCCTGCGGATTATCGGGCTAGATACACTGAATACCGGTCAGCACAGCGGCCAAATCAGCCCCGAACGCCTAGATTGGCTAAAAGAACAGCTGCACACAAAAAGCGACCTTCCCGTTGTTCTTTTTGCCCATCACCCACCGCTAAAGTTAGGTGTCCCCGAAACCGATCAGGAAGAGTTTTGCGGGGCGGCCCATTTGGGCGAGCTGGTCGCGGCCCATCCTAATATCGAACGGTTCCTATGTGGTCACATCCACCTTCATACCAACACAGGCTGGCACGGAACAATTGTAACCACCTGCCCCAGCATCGGCATGCAGCTAACGCTGGACCTGAAACAACGAAACCCATCTCAATTTCTTCTATCCGAACCAGCCTATTTGCTACATCACTGGACCGCTGATGAGGTGCTAATCACACATCCAATCCAACTATCTGAAATGGATGGTCCGTTTGATTTCACTTCGTAA
- a CDS encoding NAD(P)/FAD-dependent oxidoreductase codes for MMRSRSLGEAHSIDVALIGAGPSGLAAATALKEAGVERVVVLEREPQAGGIPRHCGHPPFGMREFKQVLTGPAYAARLVKTALDAGVEIYTGTTVTEALPNGVLSVATTDGLHQISASRIIYATGMRETPRSARLISGARVQGVLNTGALQSMVYLKHRRPFSNPVIIGSELVAFSAIMTCRHAGIRPIAMIEANPKISAPWPCAFYPRFLGVRLLTQTRLVQINGDKTVEGVTIAGPDGQTKQIACDGVILSGDFTPEAALARSGHLEIDLATGGPHVDQWSQCSDPTYFATGNLLPPIKTAGKSWAEGRKIGQQVAQELVKQSRRAHAPSNR; via the coding sequence ATGATGCGTAGCCGCTCCTTGGGCGAGGCCCATTCAATTGATGTGGCGTTGATTGGTGCTGGTCCATCAGGTTTGGCTGCGGCGACCGCGCTAAAAGAGGCAGGCGTTGAGCGGGTTGTAGTATTAGAACGTGAACCACAGGCTGGCGGCATTCCGCGCCATTGCGGCCACCCGCCGTTTGGCATGCGCGAATTCAAACAGGTGCTTACAGGGCCAGCCTATGCTGCGCGGCTTGTCAAAACGGCGCTAGACGCTGGCGTGGAAATATACACGGGCACCACAGTTACCGAGGCCCTCCCAAACGGCGTTCTATCCGTTGCGACAACAGACGGGCTGCATCAGATTTCGGCGTCGCGGATCATCTATGCCACAGGGATGCGCGAAACACCTAGATCAGCCCGCCTGATTTCGGGCGCGCGGGTTCAGGGGGTACTGAACACCGGCGCACTTCAATCCATGGTTTACCTGAAACACCGCCGCCCCTTTTCCAACCCAGTCATCATAGGGTCTGAATTGGTCGCCTTTTCTGCCATCATGACCTGCCGCCACGCGGGCATTCGCCCCATCGCGATGATCGAGGCCAATCCAAAGATATCGGCCCCTTGGCCTTGCGCGTTTTATCCTAGGTTTTTGGGCGTCCGCCTTTTGACCCAAACGCGGCTGGTACAGATTAACGGCGACAAAACCGTTGAAGGGGTCACAATCGCGGGCCCCGACGGGCAGACAAAACAAATCGCTTGCGATGGCGTGATTTTGAGTGGAGACTTCACTCCTGAAGCCGCTTTAGCCCGCAGTGGTCACCTTGAGATCGACTTGGCAACTGGCGGTCCTCATGTTGACCAATGGAGCCAATGTTCTGACCCCACATATTTCGCCACTGGCAATCTGTTGCCTCCGATCAAAACCGCCGGAAAAAGCTGGGCCGAAGGCCGCAAGATCGGCCAACAAGTGGCGCAAGAGCTGGTCAAACAAAGCCGAAGGGCACATGCGCCATCGAACCGTTAA
- a CDS encoding DeoR/GlpR family DNA-binding transcription regulator: MKVEKRQTQIIDMIRRNGKASVEDLAAHLSISRETIRRDLTQLSEAGKILKVHGGARMPRVMGEGPFKQRLSENVGAKIEIAKAAASLVEPGETLFVDTGSTTLYFAEAIAQISGLTVVTNSTEIARIMSSAKTNNRAFLLGGEFSADNSQTVGTMAVTHIRSFRAHHAFLTIGAMDARSGAMDYNIEEAQIARAMIEQSEMITVLADSSKLGALASFEVCPLGAIDRLVTDQTPPAEIHDEFIAAGGKVILSA, translated from the coding sequence ATGAAAGTTGAGAAGCGGCAAACCCAAATCATTGATATGATCCGTCGCAATGGCAAAGCCTCGGTTGAGGACCTGGCCGCGCATTTGTCCATATCACGCGAAACCATCCGCCGTGATTTGACCCAGCTTTCTGAGGCAGGGAAGATATTAAAGGTCCACGGCGGCGCCAGAATGCCACGGGTGATGGGCGAGGGGCCCTTTAAACAACGGCTTTCTGAAAATGTCGGGGCAAAGATAGAAATCGCCAAAGCAGCCGCATCTCTGGTTGAGCCTGGCGAAACCCTATTCGTCGATACAGGGTCAACAACACTATATTTTGCCGAGGCCATTGCCCAGATTTCTGGATTGACGGTGGTTACAAACTCGACCGAAATTGCGCGCATTATGTCTAGCGCAAAAACGAACAATCGGGCGTTTTTACTGGGGGGTGAGTTCAGCGCGGACAACAGTCAAACTGTTGGCACCATGGCAGTAACCCATATCCGTTCCTTTCGCGCACATCACGCTTTTCTGACCATCGGCGCCATGGATGCGCGCAGTGGCGCGATGGACTATAATATCGAGGAAGCGCAAATCGCGCGCGCCATGATCGAGCAATCCGAGATGATTACCGTTTTGGCGGATTCATCCAAACTGGGGGCTTTGGCCTCTTTCGAGGTTTGCCCCTTGGGGGCGATTGACCGGTTGGTCACCGATCAGACACCGCCAGCCGAGATTCATGATGAATTCATCGCAGCTGGCGGCAAGGTTATCCTGAGCGCGTGA
- a CDS encoding ABC transporter permease, with translation MKKQDVKRKIIFSDFFRNNGILMGSVLIGLVGFWLIFLIILPQLSMLDYSFRFNLPPSEQGGPKDVYTLNNYRHLLYGSDTSGETYNTVDLMVFGRTILAAMMVTIFNIILCYPLAYLLGQSKGSGLIRLLVVLLIIPYWINEILRAFALRIIFGDSGLLNEVLMFLHLTDGPIDFIRQNVALYAGLGYAYILLMLFPMYNVIESLDRNQIEAARDMGASWLHIHRRIVIPHAKPGIASGATMVFMLTAGALAAPQVLGGPSSLWFTQLVYQWFNNSLNWQQGAAYAIVLLFATIVIVLTVMRIFKVNMGDIGK, from the coding sequence ATGAAAAAGCAGGACGTGAAAAGGAAAATCATCTTTTCCGATTTCTTTCGCAACAACGGCATTTTGATGGGCAGCGTGCTGATCGGGTTGGTTGGTTTTTGGCTGATCTTTCTGATCATCCTGCCCCAGCTTTCTATGTTGGATTATTCCTTCCGGTTTAACCTGCCTCCATCCGAACAGGGCGGCCCCAAGGATGTTTATACGCTCAACAACTATCGGCATTTGCTTTATGGTTCTGACACCTCTGGGGAAACCTATAACACCGTCGATCTGATGGTCTTTGGCCGCACCATTTTGGCGGCGATGATGGTGACCATCTTTAACATTATCTTGTGCTATCCCCTTGCCTATCTTCTGGGCCAATCCAAAGGATCGGGCCTTATCCGATTGTTGGTTGTGCTGCTAATCATACCCTACTGGATCAACGAAATCCTGCGCGCTTTTGCGTTGCGGATTATCTTTGGCGACAGTGGTTTGTTGAACGAAGTGCTGATGTTTCTGCACCTCACAGATGGGCCGATTGATTTCATCCGCCAGAACGTCGCGCTGTATGCGGGGCTGGGGTATGCCTATATTTTGCTGATGCTGTTTCCGATGTATAATGTCATCGAAAGTCTGGATCGCAACCAGATCGAAGCCGCCCGCGATATGGGAGCCAGCTGGCTACATATCCATCGCCGTATTGTCATTCCCCACGCCAAACCGGGCATCGCATCGGGTGCAACAATGGTTTTCATGCTGACCGCTGGCGCCCTTGCCGCGCCGCAGGTTTTGGGCGGGCCAAGCAGCCTGTGGTTCACGCAGTTGGTTTACCAGTGGTTCAACAACTCGTTGAACTGGCAACAAGGCGCGGCCTATGCCATCGTCCTGTTGTTTGCCACGATTGTGATCGTACTGACCGTGATGCGCATCTTTAAGGTGAACATGGGGGATATTGGCAAATGA
- a CDS encoding NAD(P)/FAD-dependent oxidoreductase, whose product MAQAQLKSQPKTTAALSDEVFDVAVIGAGVVGCAMARRFTLEGAKVAVIEKATDILDGASKANSAILHTGFDAPVGSLELDCIRKGYAEYETIMGDLGLVQEKCGAFVVAWTQAQMNSLTAIEKQAKDNGISDVSLIDADALQQVEPNLSNRAIAALKVPQESIVDPWSAPYVYLRQALENGAQVFLSSAVNSGTFDGQNWLLETDRGRLRTGLVINCAGLYGDILDKDLLGQSDFHITPRKGQFVVYDKAASGLLNSIILPVPTETTKGVVLFRTVFGNLVVGPTAEDQTSRKDASTDEQALKALMREGEDKLPELANMPVTAVYAGLRPASERKEYRITPRPEKNWITVGGIRSTGLSAALGIARHVYELYQNMGATHRAISDPKTPKANVLAQSGQRDWRAAGHGEIACHCELVTNREIKAALKGPLAAKSLAGLKRQTRATMGRCQGFYCSARLAELTAGKLDPPISQEIDDA is encoded by the coding sequence TTGGCACAGGCCCAACTGAAATCGCAGCCAAAGACCACAGCAGCCCTGTCTGATGAGGTCTTTGATGTCGCGGTGATCGGCGCTGGTGTTGTCGGCTGTGCAATGGCGCGCCGATTTACATTAGAAGGCGCAAAAGTCGCGGTGATCGAAAAGGCGACTGACATCCTTGATGGGGCCAGCAAAGCAAACAGCGCCATCCTGCATACTGGGTTTGATGCGCCTGTTGGCTCGCTTGAATTGGACTGTATTCGCAAAGGCTATGCCGAATATGAAACGATCATGGGCGATCTGGGTTTGGTGCAAGAAAAATGCGGTGCCTTTGTTGTTGCTTGGACGCAGGCCCAGATGAACAGCCTGACGGCGATCGAAAAACAGGCCAAGGATAACGGCATTTCCGATGTCAGCCTGATTGACGCAGATGCCTTGCAACAGGTCGAACCGAACCTAAGCAATCGTGCCATAGCTGCCCTAAAAGTCCCCCAAGAAAGCATCGTTGACCCATGGTCTGCTCCTTATGTTTATCTGCGTCAGGCGCTAGAGAACGGCGCGCAGGTTTTCCTATCTAGCGCCGTAAATAGTGGCACCTTTGACGGGCAGAACTGGCTGCTTGAAACGGATCGGGGACGATTGCGCACTGGCTTGGTGATCAATTGTGCAGGCCTTTATGGCGATATATTGGATAAGGATCTGCTGGGCCAATCGGATTTCCACATAACGCCCCGTAAAGGCCAGTTTGTCGTGTATGATAAGGCAGCCAGCGGATTGCTGAATTCAATCATCCTGCCTGTCCCGACAGAGACAACCAAAGGCGTGGTCCTTTTCCGAACCGTATTCGGGAACCTCGTTGTTGGCCCCACCGCTGAGGATCAAACCAGCCGAAAAGACGCCTCGACCGACGAACAAGCGTTAAAGGCCTTGATGCGCGAAGGCGAAGACAAGCTACCTGAACTGGCGAATATGCCAGTCACTGCGGTTTATGCCGGATTACGCCCCGCCTCCGAGCGAAAAGAATACCGCATTACCCCAAGACCCGAAAAGAATTGGATCACCGTTGGCGGCATCCGTTCCACAGGGTTAAGCGCAGCGCTGGGAATCGCCCGCCACGTCTACGAGCTTTACCAAAATATGGGGGCGACACATCGCGCGATTTCTGACCCTAAAACACCAAAGGCCAACGTATTGGCCCAATCCGGCCAACGTGATTGGCGCGCCGCAGGGCATGGCGAAATCGCCTGCCATTGTGAATTGGTCACCAACCGAGAGATTAAAGCAGCCCTGAAAGGGCCCTTGGCGGCTAAATCACTGGCGGGTTTAAAACGCCAAACCCGCGCCACGATGGGCAGATGTCAGGGGTTCTATTGCTCTGCGCGGCTTGCCGAACTCACCGCGGGCAAGCTGGATCCGCCGATATCGCAAGAGATCGATGATGCGTAG
- a CDS encoding extracellular solute-binding protein, which translates to MKNKTNLTRRAVLKSGAIAGVGALASPALVSKAFASSGELTLMDWSDYWPEDMLAKFTDETGIKVNYIGIGSNEELINKMKASQGSGADLLGPTNNRSLQWGPLDLLQPFDMSRIPIDAANPAMVKIGPDAWDFDGKGVTWIPHIWGTEGMAWRVDKWAPQSADGLPSYGEIWSEENAGKTMIRAHSGMLCAGLYMEASGQMDPGSVWAAYESEENMRKTWAMITDWCIARKGNLKLIWNDADSQKNGLLNDGVVVGQTWDGPPLALKTAGEPVTYQAPAEGAMAWVDGLSLAKGAKNIDQAYELIKFAFDPANAGPAIDKHGYNSPILGADKLAGEAYAKNFAEAYPGDALGNLNAWPAEAPWYADVRTEFVNKFQSA; encoded by the coding sequence ATGAAAAACAAAACGAATTTAACCCGCCGCGCGGTGTTGAAATCAGGCGCCATCGCGGGCGTTGGTGCGCTTGCCAGCCCTGCTCTTGTGTCCAAAGCTTTTGCCTCATCCGGTGAATTGACGCTGATGGATTGGTCTGATTACTGGCCCGAAGATATGCTGGCAAAATTCACCGATGAGACCGGCATCAAGGTTAACTATATCGGCATCGGCTCGAACGAAGAGCTGATTAACAAGATGAAAGCCTCGCAAGGGTCTGGCGCCGATTTGCTGGGGCCAACAAATAACCGCTCGCTTCAGTGGGGGCCGCTGGACCTGCTACAGCCCTTTGACATGAGCCGCATTCCAATCGACGCCGCCAACCCTGCGATGGTTAAAATTGGCCCAGATGCATGGGATTTTGACGGCAAAGGCGTGACGTGGATTCCCCACATCTGGGGTACCGAAGGTATGGCATGGCGCGTTGACAAATGGGCGCCTCAATCCGCTGATGGCTTGCCCAGCTACGGCGAAATCTGGAGCGAGGAAAACGCCGGTAAAACCATGATCCGTGCGCACTCAGGGATGCTTTGTGCTGGTCTGTATATGGAAGCCTCGGGTCAGATGGATCCTGGCTCTGTTTGGGCGGCCTATGAATCCGAAGAAAACATGCGCAAGACATGGGCCATGATCACCGATTGGTGCATCGCCCGCAAAGGCAACCTGAAACTGATCTGGAACGATGCAGATAGCCAGAAAAACGGCCTGCTAAATGATGGTGTCGTTGTTGGTCAAACATGGGATGGCCCACCGCTGGCACTGAAAACAGCGGGTGAGCCTGTAACCTATCAAGCCCCAGCCGAGGGCGCGATGGCTTGGGTTGATGGTTTGTCCTTGGCCAAAGGTGCCAAGAACATTGATCAGGCCTATGAGCTGATCAAATTCGCCTTTGACCCAGCAAACGCTGGCCCCGCGATTGATAAGCACGGGTATAACTCGCCGATTTTGGGCGCGGATAAACTGGCAGGCGAGGCATATGCCAAGAACTTTGCCGAAGCCTATCCAGGTGACGCATTGGGCAATCTGAACGCATGGCCAGCCGAAGCGCCATGGTATGCCGATGTGCGGACCGAGTTCGTGAACAAGTTCCAAAGCGCCTAA
- a CDS encoding DUF3179 domain-containing (seleno)protein: MSPNMSFIRVLSITSLVLLGCASTNVSHAETSSSLPSYVTEEFGHPPPSITGPLSPEIHAALDTAFIKSVTLPTWAENEEQALDQIVASKDLRLVWLISDLMRFAASQHLNESLTDAASKLMGKELSYQNSWGVVTDHLIAWDVPAPPDYLKYKRGIFTGIVPGWDNIFVEGDLDWRVVSWGGVLIDNRAYDTTDNGCNCIPAVDNPEVSSAEDATWLKDDDIVFGIEINGESRAYPRRIMEVREMVNDTLGGRDLGIPYCTLCGAAQAYFTDGLPAGVERPILRTSGLLSRSNKVMYDIQTYSVFDTFLGHAVTGPLAKKKLQLKQATVITSDWGTWKKEHPETTVMLERYALGSDPDFRNGRDANGPIFPIGDVDPRLSVHEDVIGVISESGKPIAFQRSTAIAALLRGDEITFENIRLELRAGGVAAVDVDGSELGSHQAFWFAWSQFHPKTELWAG, translated from the coding sequence GTGTCACCAAATATGTCTTTCATCCGCGTATTATCCATCACCTCGCTTGTGCTGCTAGGCTGTGCAAGCACTAACGTGAGCCATGCCGAAACCTCGTCCTCTCTGCCCAGCTATGTCACCGAAGAGTTCGGCCATCCACCCCCAAGCATCACCGGCCCCCTTTCGCCAGAAATACATGCCGCGCTAGACACCGCGTTTATAAAAAGCGTCACTCTCCCCACTTGGGCGGAAAACGAAGAGCAGGCGCTGGACCAGATTGTCGCCTCAAAGGATTTGCGACTGGTTTGGCTGATCAGTGATTTGATGCGCTTTGCCGCCTCTCAACACCTGAACGAAAGCCTGACAGACGCGGCCTCGAAATTGATGGGGAAAGAGCTTAGCTATCAGAACAGTTGGGGTGTTGTGACGGACCATCTGATCGCTTGGGATGTCCCTGCCCCTCCGGATTATCTCAAATACAAACGCGGCATTTTCACGGGCATTGTACCGGGTTGGGATAACATCTTTGTCGAAGGTGATCTGGATTGGCGGGTGGTCTCATGGGGCGGGGTTCTGATAGACAATCGCGCCTATGATACCACCGACAACGGGTGCAACTGCATTCCTGCCGTGGACAACCCCGAGGTCAGCAGTGCCGAAGACGCGACATGGCTGAAAGACGATGACATTGTGTTTGGCATTGAAATCAACGGAGAAAGCCGCGCCTACCCGCGCCGCATCATGGAAGTCCGTGAGATGGTCAATGATACGTTGGGCGGCCGCGATCTGGGCATTCCCTATTGCACCCTATGTGGCGCCGCGCAGGCCTATTTCACCGATGGCCTACCAGCGGGGGTTGAGCGCCCGATTTTGCGGACATCTGGATTGCTGAGCCGATCAAACAAGGTGATGTATGACATCCAAACTTATTCGGTATTCGATACGTTTTTGGGGCATGCCGTTACTGGCCCGCTGGCCAAAAAGAAGCTTCAGCTAAAGCAGGCAACTGTGATCACATCCGATTGGGGAACATGGAAAAAAGAACACCCCGAAACGACAGTGATGCTCGAACGGTACGCCCTAGGGAGTGATCCCGATTTTAGAAATGGCCGCGATGCCAACGGTCCGATTTTCCCAATCGGTGATGTTGATCCCCGCCTCTCAGTGCATGAAGACGTCATTGGCGTTATCTCGGAATCGGGCAAACCCATCGCCTTTCAGCGCAGCACCGCCATCGCAGCCCTGCTGCGCGGAGACGAGATCACCTTTGAGAATATCCGCCTAGAGCTGAGAGCGGGCGGTGTGGCTGCCGTAGATGTGGATGGTTCCGAGCTGGGCAGTCACCAAGCGTTTTGGTTTGCTTGGTCCCAGTTTCATCCCAAAACCGAACTCTGGGCGGGATAA
- a CDS encoding ABC transporter ATP-binding protein, which yields MSSGVAVDLENISIRFGDFTAVKDANVAINGGDFFSFLGPSGCGKTTILRAVSGFLEPSQGTVRIGGKDMAGIGPNKRPTALIFQNLALFPLMKVWENIAFSMEVAGASAGERRKRADELLDMIALEGQGDKLPSELSGGQKQRVAIARALCANPDVLLLDEPLSALDLKLRQHMRTELREIQKRVGITFIYITHDQGEALTMSDNVAVMKAGVIDQIDSGLNIYDHPSTPFVASFVGENNVFRGKVKEIKGNEALISTRRSGELLSRITPAQMGKLSVGDEAMMFIRPEALQLGPARAGNTTVTAKVVNEEFEGNTFSVFLEGDGGKTIKMSVPNTGQNNISASGQNLSLNYDAANAVAMPAGELASE from the coding sequence ATGAGTTCGGGTGTTGCGGTTGATCTAGAAAATATCTCGATCCGGTTTGGCGATTTCACCGCTGTGAAAGATGCAAATGTGGCGATCAACGGGGGCGATTTCTTTTCGTTTCTTGGGCCATCAGGATGCGGCAAAACCACAATCCTGCGCGCTGTTTCGGGGTTTCTGGAACCCAGCCAAGGCACCGTGCGTATTGGCGGCAAAGACATGGCTGGCATAGGGCCAAACAAACGCCCCACCGCTTTGATCTTTCAAAACCTCGCCCTATTCCCCCTGATGAAGGTGTGGGAAAACATCGCCTTTTCGATGGAAGTTGCCGGAGCCAGCGCTGGTGAACGGCGCAAACGTGCGGATGAGTTGCTGGACATGATCGCGTTGGAAGGCCAAGGCGACAAACTGCCCAGCGAGCTTTCGGGAGGTCAAAAACAGCGGGTTGCGATTGCCCGTGCCCTCTGTGCCAATCCCGATGTGTTGTTGCTGGATGAACCCCTCTCTGCGCTGGATCTAAAGCTGCGTCAGCATATGCGGACCGAATTGAGAGAAATTCAAAAGCGGGTCGGCATCACCTTTATTTACATCACCCATGATCAGGGTGAGGCCCTGACCATGTCTGACAATGTGGCCGTGATGAAAGCTGGCGTGATCGATCAAATCGATAGCGGCCTGAACATCTATGACCACCCCTCAACGCCTTTCGTTGCCTCCTTTGTAGGCGAGAACAATGTCTTTCGCGGCAAGGTGAAAGAGATAAAGGGCAACGAGGCGCTGATCAGCACCCGCCGCTCGGGCGAGTTGTTGTCGCGGATCACCCCTGCCCAAATGGGCAAATTATCCGTAGGGGATGAGGCGATGATGTTCATCCGCCCCGAGGCGCTTCAGCTTGGCCCTGCGCGGGCTGGCAATACGACCGTTACAGCCAAAGTTGTAAATGAAGAATTCGAAGGCAATACGTTTAGCGTTTTCCTTGAGGGTGACGGTGGCAAAACGATAAAAATGTCGGTGCCCAATACGGGACAGAACAACATTTCTGCCAGCGGTCAGAACCTTTCCCTGAATTATGACGCTGCAAATGCTGTTGCCATGCCTGCGGGCGAATTGGCCTCGGAATGA